A window from Salvia miltiorrhiza cultivar Shanhuang (shh) chromosome 2, IMPLAD_Smil_shh, whole genome shotgun sequence encodes these proteins:
- the LOC131010163 gene encoding uncharacterized protein LOC131010163 isoform X2, producing the protein MPPPDKPTRRFSFFGLNSTASSTASGGANVKAPQLKLDADKEVYRPGDLITVTIEIKNASSSWSLLIEKLNFEIRGIEKLDTQWFTTPKPSPDSRQRRDVVRTLLPSLIPPSYRGATIRYLYYIKTTLTGQYLVSENGTSRVESRQEVPELEERLPLQIWVTQKSNGMVGEEGHTDGIVPVVPALLDVYWKELGADEWAKVNESSDGVEEGYESSRDEISSVSSYNPMKEDLSRTFGSSLSLQSFSGRSSNRGSLYVEGRASIASNAGLPRLSIAEVLNDSASDRSPTTLSPSQPPRHLKAFSAEDDSTIQSASVPVESGTSEGFVRGRSYNIRLDDQVLLRFSPKNSESTYYFCDMIGGTLTFFHEEGTRKCLELSVSLEMTETISRNYVHHSRRHTPTITKVFSDHHEVVADLVQTSFLFSIPMDGPMTFTTRYVSVQWALRFEFLTSPRNMDLTRYEHPLMIEGRDKCEWILPITVHAPPSRTASLQNRNDRTVSLDPLWVRT; encoded by the exons ATGCCGCCACCTGATAAACCCACCCGTAGATTCTCATTCTTCGGCCTCAATTCGACCGCCTCCTCTACCGCCAGCGGCGGCGCCAATGTAAAGGCGCCGCAGCTGAAGTTGGACGCGGACAAGGAAGTGTACAGACCCGGCGATTTGATCACCGTCACCATCGAGATTAAAAACGCCAGCAGTTCCTGGTCACTTTTGATCGAGAAGCTCAACTTTGAAATCAGAGGGATCGAAAAATTGGATACACAGTGGTTCACCACTCCTAAGCCTAGTCCTGATTCTAGGCAGCGCAGAG ATGTTGTACGGACCCTTCTACCAAGCCTTATACCTCCATCTTACAGAGGTGCAACAATACGGTATTTGTACTATATTAAGACTACATTGACTGGTCAATATCTGGTCTCTGAAAATGGAACCTCTCGAGTAGAGTCAAGACAAGAAGTTCCTGAACTG GAAGAACGTCTACCCCTACAGATATGGGTTACTCAGAAATCCAATGGCATGGTCGGTGAAGAAGGTCACACTGATG GAATAGTTCCTGTAGTACCAGCCCTCTTGGATGTATACTGGAAAGAACTTGGTGCTGATGAGTGG GCTAAAGTGAATGAGTCTTCTGATGGAGTTGAAGAAGGGTATGAAAGTTCAAGGGATGAAATTTCATCAGTCTCTTCCTATAACCCTATGAAGGAAGATTTAAGTAGAACTTTTGGAAGTTCATTGTCCCTGCAGTCATTTTCTGGGAGGTCTTCAAATCGAGGTTCTCTCTATGTTGAGGGACGTGCTAGCATAGCCTCAAATGCAGGACTTCCTAGGCTGTCTATAGCCGAGGTGTTAAATGATTCAGCTTCCG ACAGGTCTCCAACTACTTTATCTCCCAGTCAACCGCCAAGACATCTTAAAGCTTTTTCTGCAGAAGATGACTCAACCATACAATCTGCCTCTGTACCTGTTGAATCTGGAACAT CAGAAGGTTTTGTTAGAGGAAGGTCGTATAATATCAGACTCGATGATCAAGTACTGCTGAGATTTTCACCTAAGAACTCTGAGTCAACTTACTACTTCTGTGATATG ATCGGTGGAACCCTTACTTTCTTTCATGAGGAAGGGACTAGAAAATGTCTTGAG CTGTCAGTATCCCTGGAGATGACAGAGACTATAAGTCGGAATTATGTACATCATTCTCGAAGACATACTCCCACTATAACCAAG GTTTTTAGCGATCACCATGAGGTTGTGGCTGATTTAGTCCAGACAAGCTTTCTCTTTTCCATTCCAATGGATGGGCCCATGACTTTCACCACCCGCTATGTCTCTGTGCAATGGGCTCTCCGATTTGAATTTCTTACAAGTCCAAGGAATATGGACTTGACAAG GTACGAGCATCCTCTTATGATAGAGGGGAGGGATAAATGTGAGTGGATTCTTCCAATTACTGTGCACGCACCTCCCTCACGAACAGCATCATTGCAGAACAGAAACGACAGGACAGTCTCTTTGGACCCCTTGTGGGTTCGGACATGA
- the LOC131010163 gene encoding uncharacterized protein LOC131010163 isoform X1 produces MPPPDKPTRRFSFFGLNSTASSTASGGANVKAPQLKLDADKEVYRPGDLITVTIEIKNASSSWSLLIEKLNFEIRGIEKLDTQWFTTPKPSPDSRQRRGEYVFLDSSSPTIVSNQVLSSEATGTYVVRTLLPSLIPPSYRGATIRYLYYIKTTLTGQYLVSENGTSRVESRQEVPELEERLPLQIWVTQKSNGMVGEEGHTDGIVPVVPALLDVYWKELGADEWAKVNESSDGVEEGYESSRDEISSVSSYNPMKEDLSRTFGSSLSLQSFSGRSSNRGSLYVEGRASIASNAGLPRLSIAEVLNDSASDRSPTTLSPSQPPRHLKAFSAEDDSTIQSASVPVESGTSEGFVRGRSYNIRLDDQVLLRFSPKNSESTYYFCDMIGGTLTFFHEEGTRKCLELSVSLEMTETISRNYVHHSRRHTPTITKVFSDHHEVVADLVQTSFLFSIPMDGPMTFTTRYVSVQWALRFEFLTSPRNMDLTRYEHPLMIEGRDKCEWILPITVHAPPSRTASLQNRNDRTVSLDPLWVRT; encoded by the exons ATGCCGCCACCTGATAAACCCACCCGTAGATTCTCATTCTTCGGCCTCAATTCGACCGCCTCCTCTACCGCCAGCGGCGGCGCCAATGTAAAGGCGCCGCAGCTGAAGTTGGACGCGGACAAGGAAGTGTACAGACCCGGCGATTTGATCACCGTCACCATCGAGATTAAAAACGCCAGCAGTTCCTGGTCACTTTTGATCGAGAAGCTCAACTTTGAAATCAGAGGGATCGAAAAATTGGATACACAGTGGTTCACCACTCCTAAGCCTAGTCCTGATTCTAGGCAGCGCAGAG GTGAGTATGTATTTTTGGATAGCTCGAGCCCAACTATAGTTTCAAATCAAGTTCTGTCCAGCGAGGCAACCGGAACTT ATGTTGTACGGACCCTTCTACCAAGCCTTATACCTCCATCTTACAGAGGTGCAACAATACGGTATTTGTACTATATTAAGACTACATTGACTGGTCAATATCTGGTCTCTGAAAATGGAACCTCTCGAGTAGAGTCAAGACAAGAAGTTCCTGAACTG GAAGAACGTCTACCCCTACAGATATGGGTTACTCAGAAATCCAATGGCATGGTCGGTGAAGAAGGTCACACTGATG GAATAGTTCCTGTAGTACCAGCCCTCTTGGATGTATACTGGAAAGAACTTGGTGCTGATGAGTGG GCTAAAGTGAATGAGTCTTCTGATGGAGTTGAAGAAGGGTATGAAAGTTCAAGGGATGAAATTTCATCAGTCTCTTCCTATAACCCTATGAAGGAAGATTTAAGTAGAACTTTTGGAAGTTCATTGTCCCTGCAGTCATTTTCTGGGAGGTCTTCAAATCGAGGTTCTCTCTATGTTGAGGGACGTGCTAGCATAGCCTCAAATGCAGGACTTCCTAGGCTGTCTATAGCCGAGGTGTTAAATGATTCAGCTTCCG ACAGGTCTCCAACTACTTTATCTCCCAGTCAACCGCCAAGACATCTTAAAGCTTTTTCTGCAGAAGATGACTCAACCATACAATCTGCCTCTGTACCTGTTGAATCTGGAACAT CAGAAGGTTTTGTTAGAGGAAGGTCGTATAATATCAGACTCGATGATCAAGTACTGCTGAGATTTTCACCTAAGAACTCTGAGTCAACTTACTACTTCTGTGATATG ATCGGTGGAACCCTTACTTTCTTTCATGAGGAAGGGACTAGAAAATGTCTTGAG CTGTCAGTATCCCTGGAGATGACAGAGACTATAAGTCGGAATTATGTACATCATTCTCGAAGACATACTCCCACTATAACCAAG GTTTTTAGCGATCACCATGAGGTTGTGGCTGATTTAGTCCAGACAAGCTTTCTCTTTTCCATTCCAATGGATGGGCCCATGACTTTCACCACCCGCTATGTCTCTGTGCAATGGGCTCTCCGATTTGAATTTCTTACAAGTCCAAGGAATATGGACTTGACAAG GTACGAGCATCCTCTTATGATAGAGGGGAGGGATAAATGTGAGTGGATTCTTCCAATTACTGTGCACGCACCTCCCTCACGAACAGCATCATTGCAGAACAGAAACGACAGGACAGTCTCTTTGGACCCCTTGTGGGTTCGGACATGA